Below is a window of Carettochelys insculpta isolate YL-2023 chromosome 4, ASM3395843v1, whole genome shotgun sequence DNA.
CATTTTATAGTACAGTTGGtgtggggccggcaggggctgcagCCGTACTCTGGGGATGAGTTTAGGTCCAGGAGGAGGCTTAGGGCAGTGGTGGGGTGTGTAACACATTCAGGTTGCCAAATGGAGGGCACTTGCCTCCATTGGTCACTGCACATGGCTCCCTGTCCCTACTGTTGCTGGTGGCGGCATAGCCAGTTGGCTCCATGTGCCTGCTTCCTCTGTCTCCCCTCCATCTTTTGTTTCTTGCAGAAACAGCCTCTGGGGGAAAACCCCTTGCTTTTTATGAAATACCTACTCTGCAAATTCAAACTTATTTACGCAAGATTCAGTGAAGCCATCGGAAAGCGAATGTCCTCAGAAATGCCAGCTGAAAATCCGTTATCCACAGAGGTTCCTGATGTGGAAGAAAAGCTTAACTCAAATGATAATCAAGTCAGTAAAGGAGAGCTGGCATCAGACAAGGCAGAGTGTGTTGGCGTTATGTCAAAGAAGCAAATGAAGAAGCTAATGAAGCAGAAACAATGGGAAGAGCAAAGAGATTTACGCAGGTGTGATTTGTTATGACTTCCCCAATTTCTGATTCCCATCCAGTATTTAATTTAGTGATTTTTATATGTGAGCAGAATTTGTCTATAAAGTTTTTGCATAGCAAAAAGAATTAAAGTCACTGTTGGCTCAAATGTGGAGTATGAGACACACCCTGAGCTGCTCTGTTAGAACGTACTTAATTATTGTCCTGCTCAGTGGTCTGTGATTCAGCAACTGTTTTTCAGCAGGTAGAAGATGTCAGCACATCTTCCCTGCAAATATTTTGGCTGAAATGGTGGTTGCTGAGCAATGAGAGGCATTATTTCTAGTTTCTGAACTGGCCAAGCATACTACTCCTCTATCACAAGCGGTCCTTGTAGCCTGAAGTTGAGGCCAAAACCAATAATCAGAGAGTGAGCCTTATTGATGATACATGATGCTGTCATGGGGGGGTCATGATCTTTTAGGATGATATGCTGgtaggtttttgttgtttttctgggGGAGAGAAAGGATATCAAAGCATGAGCTCTTCTAGGTACAGGCATATGTTAAGTGGTACCTTCCCAAGACACTGGCTGTTCAGAATGAACTTCTTGAGCCTTAGTTTCCTGCTTTGATTTTGGACAACTTGTCCCATCTGTCACACCTTAATACGTTTCCTTAGTCTCTCAGTGTTAAACAATATGTGTTAACTCCTAGATTGAGACTCCGGAAAGTTCTATGCCCTTTTGGCCAAAGTGGTTCTTAGAAGTGTATGGACTGCTCCGGATCCCACTGAAATAGATTGGATTCTTTCCAATGATGTTAGTGAGTTCTGGGTCAGAGACCTGTTATAGGTTTTATCACTATTCCAGAGTCAGAGAAAGATAAGTTTTGGGTTGCTTCTGAACTTCTCTCCATTGCTACATTACTCCCCAGGGAACCGGTGGAGCCTACCACTCTCTCTTGTTTGAATTTTTCAGTAAAGTATATGTATCTCTGAACATCATACAGAACTATTTCCACAAGCCTGACAATGCTTAATTTTAACTTTACTAGGCAGAAACGAAAAGAGAAACGCCAGAAAAGAAAACTGGAGCGTCAGTATCAATTGGAATCTAACAATGAAGGGAGCGTCAGGAAGCGTATACGTAGGGATGTTGTTCCTAGTACTCTTCGTCTTATTATAGACTGCAGTTTTGACAACTTAATGGCATTAAAGGTAAATGAAACTTTATTCCTGGAGGGAGATTGATTTTTCTATATGGCATGGTCTGAGAGCAGGTGGAAATGAAATCTTTCTTAGTGCGTGAGGGATAGCTTATATGCTAGATTTTCAAATTTGCCAGATTTCTAAAGATAACTGATATTTTTGGCAAGTTTATACAGAGGCAGTCTTACAGATCTGTTCTTGTAAATTAACTTGATCCCAGAACAGAAAATAGAACCTTGTTCCTGGCACCAGCCCTTAAGCCTTGAGCAGTTCTCATTCAGAAACCACTTTGCTGGGAGCACTGCAGAGGTTGTTCCTCTTTTCCCATCACCCTCCTGTTCCGGGTATGTTTAAAGCCATAGCAGTTAGTGAGAGTACCTGGGATACAGTATGTTTAGCATTATGGTGGTACTCAGCACTGTCTCAGTTACATCACAGCTGGTTGGTCTAGTATAACAAATAATTGAGTTTTTATAAAATAGAAGGCTAGATGAAGTTGAGCTGGCTTCTGgttaataaatttttaaaaaggaaaaggaggggggaaaaaaaaagcctggagTGATTTTGGTGGGTAGGATACATAATGGGGCAAATCAGAATGGGCATCACCTGTACTTCAAGGGAGTGTTTCCACCAGTTGTGAGCCAGATGCCATCTTGGTTTTACTGAATCTCCAGTTGGCTAAATAGTAGCTATAATCAAAAAGCCAGTCTTTTTCATTTACATCTGACCAAAAGACTGTGCCCTTTTCTTTTTGATGCAAGCCTTTCTACCATCATCTGTGTCTATTATAGTATTTAGGAGCTCTCGTTATGGACTAGGACCTGTTGCGCTGGGCTCTGTACAAATATAAATCACAAAGACAGTCTCTGCTTTGAAGAATTTACAATTCCATTAATGCCTGAAGATTAGACGACTGTATTACACTCTGTATGAGGCTGCATTTTGAGACACTCAGATTCAAACTAGGCAGAACAAACTGGAAGCTAGCATGTAACACAGGGAGCCTATGTCAACAGTGTTCAGTGGCACTATTGTCCAGTGGGATTTTACGTAGAGTTCAAAGTGATTGCCTGAACCTCTTTAAAGTCGTAAGTGGTTAGAACCCACGTGAGGCACTTCTCTTCATACCATACTGTGACAACAGAGATCAGAGATGCTCTTTTGAGATAAGAGagcaggtgctggcagggcaTTTTCCATAAAGCTTTCTAGATGCTAGAATAGACTCCCTTCCTTTTGTGTGCAAAAAACTATTGTTTTTCTAAAGTATTTAGTGCATTGGTGGCCCTGGTGTGTCTGACAGTGAGGATAGTGGAGTGTGTTCTTCAGTAGTTTGAACCAGTGCTTCGCAACTGGTGTGTCTCAGAGTCTAGTGGTTCAGGAGGCTGGGAGcaaggacttctgggttctattcccctagggaggtggggggtggaagtctatccaagtgctcagagcaggggggctggcagccaggacctgTGGGTACCAGCACAGCaccaggaggggagtggggtctgctGTTTAGAGTGGAGggagactgggagccaggactcctgggttctggcccagcacCTGGATTCTATCCTAGTGGAGGGGAGTCTAGGGTAGTGGttaggggggtgggagccaggactcttagTGGCTTCTATTCCACCTCAAGGGTTTGAGTCTAgcctgggggt
It encodes the following:
- the TRMT10A gene encoding tRNA methyltransferase 10 homolog A isoform X6 gives rise to the protein MEGTCLHWSLHMAPCPYCCWWRHSQLAPCACFLCLPSIFCFLQKQPLGENPLLFMKYLLCKFKLIYARFSEAIGKRMSSEMPAENPLSTEVPDVEEKLNSNDNQVSKGELASDKAECVGVMSKKQMKKLMKQKQWEEQRDLRRQKRKEKRQKRKLERQYQLESNNEGSVRKRIRRDVVPSTLRLIIDCSFDNLMALKDVKKLHKQIQRCYAENRKALHPVQFYLTSHGGQLKDNMNETDKGWVNWKSIILS
- the TRMT10A gene encoding tRNA methyltransferase 10 homolog A isoform X5 produces the protein MEGTCLHWSLHMAPCPYCCWWRHSQLAPCACFLCLPSIFCFLQKQPLGENPLLFMKYLLCKFKLIYARFSEAIGKRMSSEMPAENPLSTEVPDVEEKLNSNDNQVSKGELASDKAECVGVMSKKQMKKLMKQKQWEEQRDLRRQKRKEKRQKRKLERQYQLESNNEGSVRKRIRRDVVPSTLRLIIDCSFDNLMALKDVKKLHKQIQRCYAENRKALHPVQFYLTSHGGQLKDNMNETDKGWVNWKDIHILSEHYTELMKKEDLVYLTSDSPVLLKELDETKAYVIGGLVDHNHHKCLR
- the TRMT10A gene encoding tRNA methyltransferase 10 homolog A isoform X2, which translates into the protein MEGTCLHWSLHMAPCPYCCWWRHSQLAPCACFLCLPSIFCFLQKQPLGENPLLFMKYLLCKFKLIYARFSEAIGKRMSSEMPAENPLSTEVPDVEEKLNSNDNQVSKGELASDKAECVGVMSKKQMKKLMKQKQWEEQRDLRRQKRKEKRQKRKLERQYQLESNNEGSVRKRIRRDVVPSTLRLIIDCSFDNLMALKDVKKLHKQIQRCYAENRKALHPVQFYLTSHGGQLKDNMNETDKGWVNWKDIHILSEHYTELMKKEDLVYLTSDSPVLLKELDETKAYVIGGLVDHNHHKVEDSTCFKPALLTSSSMLLFNTCKSAKDTYLKSILIDFCSVKLLKAKSGSRGDCA
- the TRMT10A gene encoding tRNA methyltransferase 10 homolog A isoform X1; this translates as MEGTCLHWSLHMAPCPYCCWWRHSQLAPCACFLCLPSIFCFLQKQPLGENPLLFMKYLLCKFKLIYARFSEAIGKRMSSEMPAENPLSTEVPDVEEKLNSNDNQVSKGELASDKAECVGVMSKKQMKKLMKQKQWEEQRDLRRQKRKEKRQKRKLERQYQLESNNEGSVRKRIRRDVVPSTLRLIIDCSFDNLMALKDVKKLHKQIQRCYAENRKALHPVQFYLTSHGGQLKDNMNETDKGWVNWKDIHILSEHYTELMKKEDLVYLTSDSPVLLKELDETKAYVIGGLVDHNHHKGVTYKKAIEQGIGHAQLPLGNFVKMNSRKVLAVNHVFEIILSYLEKRDWKEAFFSVLPPRKGASPLGEANDSSKCDLHEKEAGEDDNSDSN